A window of Longimicrobium sp. genomic DNA:
CCGGTCGTGGGGGAGATCGAAAAGGGCGGCGGCAAGGCCCTCGCCGTCGTCGCGGACGTCAGCAAGGCAGATGATATGAAGCGCGCGGTGGAGGAGGTCGTGGGCGAGTGGGGGCGGCTGGACGTCGTTTTCGCCAACGCGGGAGTGAACGGCGTGTGGGCGCCCATCGAAGAGCTGGAGCCGGAGGAGTGGGAGCAGACGATCGCCATCAACCTCACCGGGACCTTCTTCACGGTGAAGTACGCCGTGCCGCACCTCAAGAAGCAGGGCGGGTCCGTGATCGTGAACTCGTCGATCAACGGCACGCGCATCTTCAAGAACACGGGTGCGTCGGCCTACGCGTCGTCCAAGGCGGGGCAGGTGGCCTTCACCAAGATGCTGGCGCTGGAGCTGGGGCCGCACGGGGTGCGCATCAACGTGATCTGCCCCGGCGCCATCGAGACCGCTATCGACGACAACACCGAGCAGCGCCACGTCGACAGGGTGAAGGTGGAGCCGGAGTACCCCAGCGAGGAATCGAAGTACCCGCTGACGCGCGGCCCCGGGAGCGCCGAGCAGGTGGCACGTGTGGTGCTGTTCCTGGCTTCCGACGCCGCCAGCCACCTCACGGGAACCGAGATGTGGGTGGACGGCGGGGAGTCGCTGCTGTGCGCGACGTGAGCCGGCGCATGCACACGGAGGGGGCCCGTTGAAGATCATGCTGCTTTCGGAGGACCGGCTTCGCGTGCAGGGGGGCGCGGGGCCGCTGAGCGTGGAGGCGGACTCGGCGGAGATGACCTACTCGCCGGGGCACATGCTGGCGAGCAGCCTGGCGGTGTGCACCTACTCCATCCTCCAGTCGTGGGCCACCAACGCCGACATCCCCGCCGCCGACCTTGCGGTGGAGGTGGGCTTCGAGTACGTGGAAAAGCCGCACCGCATCGGGAAGATGGAGGTCGCGCTGGACTGGCCCTCGCTCCCCGCCGAGCGGCGGGAGGCGGCCCGGCGCGCCGCGGGCCTCTGCCCCATCCACCGTACACTGCACGCGCCGCCCGAGGTCACGACGCTGGTCACCGGCGCCGCGCAGACGGGGGCGGGAGCATGAGCTTCCCCGTCGTCCACTTCGTCTTCGGCGGCCAGGAAGCGGCCTCCGCGGGGATGGGGCGCCCCTACACGGTGGTGTACGACGGCCAGTGCAAGGTGTGCACGCGGCTCTCCGGACTCCTGCGCAAGTGGGACCGGAACAACGAGATGGAGGTGATCCCGTTCCAGAACACCTCCGTGCTCACCCGCTTCCCCTGGATTCCCAGCGAGGCGTACGGGCAGGCGCTGCAGCTGGTGGGGCCGGGGGGGAAGACGTGGCAGGGGGGCGGCGCCATCGAGCAGCTCCTCAAGATCCTGCCGCTGGGCGGCGCCATCGGCTGGGTCTTCAAGATCCCCTACTTCGGCGTGGGGTTCGAACGCTTCTACCGCTGGTTCGCGGCCAACCGCTACCGCTTCGGCTGCGGCGCGCACTGCCAGCTACGCCCGCTCGACATCGACTTCGGCGACGCCCCGCCCGAAGAGCTCGCCCCCGCCGGTGACACGCTGCCGCTGAAGACCACCGCCGAGGTGGCGGGAAGCTGACGCGTCGCAGGCGGTCCTGAAGCGCCGCCCCGGGACCGCCGGGCGTGGCGCAGGCCGCTTTCACACGGGTGGTGGACGAACGGGGGGCGGGGCGTGAGATTCGACGCTCCGCCCCTTTCCCCGTTTGCGATCCGCCCCATGCAGACCTCGCTCCCCCTCGGCGCCGCCGTCTGGCCGCAGCCCGCCGCCGCGGGTAGCTTGTGCGCCATGACCTCTGCCGCAACCGAACGCGAGATCCCGGCGCTTCCCGCCCGCGCGGGCGACTTTCCGCAGCTCCGCTACATGGGGAGCAAGCACCGCCTTCTCCCGTGGATCCACTCCGTTCTCGGCGAGCTCCAGTTCGAGAGCTGTTTGGACGCGTTCTCGGGAAGCGGGGCCGTCGCGTATCTCATGAAGACGATGGGGAAGCAGGTGACCGCGTGCGACTTCCTCAACTTCCCCTCGCAGATCTCGCGCGCCACCGTCGAGAACTCGTCCGACACCCTCTCGGCCGGTGATCTCGCCGCGCTGGTGCGCGAGAACCCGGGGCGGAAGGCGTTCATCGAGGAGACGTTTGGCGGGGTCTTCTTTACGCCCGCGGACCTGCGCTTCCTGGATACGCTCTGGTCGAACATCCGGGAGCTGGAATCGCCCGCGCGGCGCGCGCTGGCCATCGCCGCGGCGGTGCGGGCGTGCGTGAAGCGCCAGCCGCGCGGCGTCTTCACCATCACCGGCGACGCTTCCAGGTACGACGACGGGCGGCGGGACCTGCACATGAGCCTGGAGGAGCACTTCCTGAAGAGTGCGGCCGCGTACAACGCGGCGGTGTTCGACAACGGAAAGGTGCACCGGGCCATCCGCGCCGACGTGTTCGATGCCCCGACCGACGTGGAGCTCGTCTACCTGGACCCGCCATACGTGCCGCGGGCGGACGACAACTGCTACATCAAGCGCTACCATTTTCTGGAAGGCCTCGCCTCGTACTGGACGGACGAGGGGACGGAGATCCGCTTCGACACCAAGGCACGCAAGATCGCGAAGCGCTTCACCCCGTTCTCGTACCGGCGCACCGCCGTGGACGCGTTCGACAGGATGTTCGCGCACTTCGCCGGGAGCACCATCGTGCTCTCCTATTCATCCAACGGGTTCCCCGACCTGGATGTGCTCGTGGAGCTGCTCGGCCGCTACAAGCGCACGGTGCAGGTGTTCGCGCGGCCGCACCGCTACCACTTCGGCACGCACGACAACGTCGCCGAAACCCGCGCGGCGGTGCAGGAGTACCTGATCGTGGGCGAGTAGATGGCCTTTCCACCCGTCGATTTCAACCGTCTGCTGGGCGAGCTGGTGGAGCTCCCCTCCGAGGGAGTGGATGACGAGACGCGTGCGCTGCAGGAGCTGCTTCCGCGCGTCCTTCAGGGGATGAACGATGCGGGGCGGCCTGCCACGCTCGAGGAGCTCACCGCACTACTACGCCAGCACCCGGACTTCCTGGTGATCGCCCGGCTCTTCATGGGCGTCTCGCAGGACCGCGCGGCCTCCGCTTTTTCGCAGG
This region includes:
- a CDS encoding DUF393 domain-containing protein; this translates as MSFPVVHFVFGGQEAASAGMGRPYTVVYDGQCKVCTRLSGLLRKWDRNNEMEVIPFQNTSVLTRFPWIPSEAYGQALQLVGPGGKTWQGGGAIEQLLKILPLGGAIGWVFKIPYFGVGFERFYRWFAANRYRFGCGAHCQLRPLDIDFGDAPPEELAPAGDTLPLKTTAEVAGS
- a CDS encoding SDR family NAD(P)-dependent oxidoreductase, encoding MQLEGKVALVTGGGEGIGRASAILMAKEGAKVAVLGRHRENLDPVVGEIEKGGGKALAVVADVSKADDMKRAVEEVVGEWGRLDVVFANAGVNGVWAPIEELEPEEWEQTIAINLTGTFFTVKYAVPHLKKQGGSVIVNSSINGTRIFKNTGASAYASSKAGQVAFTKMLALELGPHGVRINVICPGAIETAIDDNTEQRHVDRVKVEPEYPSEESKYPLTRGPGSAEQVARVVLFLASDAASHLTGTEMWVDGGESLLCAT
- a CDS encoding DNA adenine methylase → MQTSLPLGAAVWPQPAAAGSLCAMTSAATEREIPALPARAGDFPQLRYMGSKHRLLPWIHSVLGELQFESCLDAFSGSGAVAYLMKTMGKQVTACDFLNFPSQISRATVENSSDTLSAGDLAALVRENPGRKAFIEETFGGVFFTPADLRFLDTLWSNIRELESPARRALAIAAAVRACVKRQPRGVFTITGDASRYDDGRRDLHMSLEEHFLKSAAAYNAAVFDNGKVHRAIRADVFDAPTDVELVYLDPPYVPRADDNCYIKRYHFLEGLASYWTDEGTEIRFDTKARKIAKRFTPFSYRRTAVDAFDRMFAHFAGSTIVLSYSSNGFPDLDVLVELLGRYKRTVQVFARPHRYHFGTHDNVAETRAAVQEYLIVGE
- a CDS encoding OsmC family protein, with protein sequence MLLSEDRLRVQGGAGPLSVEADSAEMTYSPGHMLASSLAVCTYSILQSWATNADIPAADLAVEVGFEYVEKPHRIGKMEVALDWPSLPAERREAARRAAGLCPIHRTLHAPPEVTTLVTGAAQTGAGA